CTCAGTTTTTGAAAACACCGACATCGTACCATTGAACTTATTTGACCTCAAAACAAGGACGCGAAGTTGAGGGAGTGTTTCCATCCAAAAGGGAAACGCACCTTGTATTTTGTTATCAGCAATGTCCACGATAACCAAATCTTGGCAGTTGCCCAATGTCTGGGGAAGTGGTCCTTCCAATTTGTTTCCATTTAGATTGATTGACTCAAGTCTGCAACCCTTTGGGAATGTTGATGGTATGATGCCGCTAAGTTTATTTGCATTCAAAGAGAGGACAAGCGCAGATGAGCCCAAGTTTCCCAGACAATCTGGAATTGCTCCTTCCAAATTATTGTCTGATAAATAAAGTACTTCAAGGGATCTCAAGTTGCAAATGGATGGTGGAATCTCTCCACTTAAGTTGTTGGACCGTAGTCCTAAATTAAACAGTCTTGATTGATTCACAAAGGTGGATGGTATCGGACCTGAAAGTTTATATTGTTCGTGTCAATTTCTATTTAATCGATATGCACCCAATGCATTAAAACAAAGAATAATCTACcgttcataaataaataaaaaaatgataattagcttaaaataataattttgataactACTCAATTcggtatattaaaaatatcaagacAATTTAGAAATGACGtagtaaatactccctccattccaaaTTACTTGAGTTGTATACCATTTTGGGTTGTTTCAAATTActtgattcatttttctttttggctaaaaataaaacatctaaactcacattttattaacttCTTTTCTTTCACTATATACTAACTTTCCTATTACTTTCTATTATAACTTATATACTTCCACTCTCTATAacttcttactttattctctcttctactttatttaacttacTAAACATGACTTTCTTAAATTCCCgtaccgaaaagaaacgcctcaagtaacatgggacgaagggagtatataagaatgatacttatatttaaatatcaaaacaaagacataagtatgtcaatataatattatattgacTTACTCTTATTATTGTGTTTGACATTTTCAGCATACGAGTAGATTAGTTATCGTGTTATCAAACTAAGTTATTATCATGTTAACACAACCCAgggaaaaaattgtactataACTAAAGAGTGAGCcaaatcaaatgaaatataaacagTCACCCACccatatagaaaatatttttgtaatagtgttaattactcccttcggTTTAGAATTTAATgctccatatttttttatttggcaaataaacacaataagtgtcccatttcatttctattatatattattctctctcttattttaccatttctcaaCTTTATCATctattattactccctccgtctacgaaaaatagggcacatttgccatttttggttgtgtacgaaaaatagggtacattcaaaaaaaaaaagttttcaataacttatctcttacttttttctcttctgtcttactaataatatggaccccgcattctactaacactacttatctcttactttttttcctttctctcttacatttttccattccctcttactttaccaattctacattaaattCCGTGTCATTCACAAAGTACcttatttttcgtggacagagggagtatcattttacaaaatgagtgctCAAAAATAactgggactgctaaagcgggacagagggaatatataaatggagacagtaaaatataagagaataaatagataattaaaaagagaatataataaaaatgatagatattaatttttttcacatttttatttacatggataaaattttcatttgctATATGGAAATGATAAGACAAATCCTCTATAAAAATGCATTAATATGAAAGATGAAGAAAgcaacattaattataaaataaacttgaTTTATGAAATGGgcataatttatattatgaaagGAAATAGAAAATCATACCGCTTAAATTATTGTAGCTAAAATCCACATTTGAGATGGTTGTGTTACCAATTTCTGTCGGCAATGATCCACCAAGTCGGTTGTCAGAAATttccaatacaaaattatttagaagaaaaattcCTTTTGGAATATGACCTGTGAGATTATAAATCATCCATACATAAATTTAGTATCTGTCAATTGGAGTATTAATCTTGTCAATTGGAGTATTAATCTAGCAACTAGCTAGTAACATAACAGAGAGATACTACTCATAAGTACactaaattattcaattgataGATGATAAAGccatgaaaaagaaaatatcataccACTTAATACATTGTTGTTAAGCCGTAAGTCGATAAGGGATGTCATGTTCCCAATTTCCTCTGGCAATGATCCTGACAATTTGTTGAAACTCATGCTCAAGGTTTGTAAGTTAGTAAGATGACTTATCTCTTTTGGAATATTACCTGCATAAAAGTTAggataaaatcaaaatgttactagtactaattattGATTGAGCCAATTCATTTTCAGAGATATCTGGATTTTAGTGCACCCCACAGTTTactcataaaaaatatctcaaaattatactctctccgtctcacaataaaagtcaaaatattTAGACACAATTTTCTCAATGCTAAATAAACTAACGACGCCGCAATCAAAGTACTCGTTATTTAAGGAAACAAGTTTAATCTAAGCTAGATCAAAATGTAAGATTTGTACCACTAAACTTATTGTcaccaaggcttagaaattGAAGTAGTGTAATGTTCCCAATTTGTGTTGGCAAGTGTCCACTAAAACTGTTGTTATACAAAGAAAGATACTCAAGCTTTGAACACTGCCCCAAACTCGATGGTATTTCCCCATGCAACTCGTTGTAAGAAAGACGAAGCCTTTTGAGTCTATGCAACTTGTGTTTGCACAAATCATTTGGGAGACTActagaaaaattattattcccCAAATTCAAAACTTGCAGAAATGACAAGTTGAAAATAGATGGAGGGATTGGACCACGAAACGAATTCTTGCCCATATctaaagaaacaagaaaagaaagatttCCGATTTCAGGTAGGATGGTTCCGACAAGACCCATGGAAGATATATTCAACTGA
This genomic interval from Salvia hispanica cultivar TCC Black 2014 unplaced genomic scaffold, UniMelb_Shisp_WGS_1.0 HiC_scaffold_1366, whole genome shotgun sequence contains the following:
- the LOC125198324 gene encoding receptor like protein 22-like, with the protein product MSFNKLSGSLPEEIGNMTSLIDLRLNNNVLSGPIPSTFVNQSRLFNLGLRSNNLSGEIPPSICNLRSLEVLYLSDNNLEGAIPDCLGNLGSSALVLSLNANKLSGIIPSTFPKGCRLESINLNGNKLEGPLPQTLGNCQDLVIVDIADNKIQGAFPFWMETLPQLRVLVLRSNKFNGTMSVFSKTEQPFPKLQALDVSYNAFVGSLPDRYFKNFRGMIDAKGNQTNDGARLKSANLRGFIDLRLTLKGLDQSLIQLLTTFNTIDLSSNRFSGSIPPSIGLLNSLILRYRYFEKIDDVFEKIFECFQHRKKRDRRRRVVRNQARRQQ